A part of Astyanax mexicanus isolate ESR-SI-001 chromosome 2, AstMex3_surface, whole genome shotgun sequence genomic DNA contains:
- the dyrk2 gene encoding dual specificity tyrosine-phosphorylation-regulated kinase 2 isoform X1, whose protein sequence is MLTKKPCAAVYPTGKGGEICQQQQSSPGISVGALRAGTDPTSPVTLPPLRNTNSLTVGGNKNAMNDHLHVGNHQQIHVQQLFEENSNKRTVLTTQPNGLTPVTRAGLALPERQQETTQCRQGSSTSIKSTDSKPKPAPLTPEQAMKQYLSKLSTFEHQEIFNYPEIFFVGPNAKKRPGVVGGSNNGGYDDDQGSYIHVPHDHIAYRYEVLKVIGKGSFGQVVKAYDHKTHQHVALKMVRNEKRFHRQAAEEIRILEHLRKQDKDSTMNVIHMLENFTFRNHICMTFELLSMNLYELIKKNKFQGFSLPLVRKFAHSILQCLDSLHKNRIIHCDLKPENILLKQQGRSGIKVIDFGSSCYEHQRVYTYIQSRFYRAPEVILGSRYGMPIDMWSLGCILAELLTGYPLLPGEDEGDQLACVIELLGMPSQKLLDSSKRAKNFISSKGYPRYCTVTSLPDGTVALNGGRSRRGKLRGPPGSKDWVTALKGCDDPLFLDFLKQCLEWDPTLRMTPSQALRHPWLRRRLPKPPTGEKTTVKRITEGTGAITSISKLPPTSGSASKLRTNLAQMTDANGNIQQRTVLPKLVS, encoded by the exons ATGTTAACCAAGAAGCCCTGCGCTGCTGTCTACCCGACTG GCAAGGGGGGTGAAATTTGCCAGCAGCAGCAGTCTTCCCCCGGGATCAGCGTCGGGGCTCTCCGGGCAGGGACTGATCCGACATCGCCCGTCACTTTACCTCCTCTCAGGAACACCAACTCGCTTACG GTTGGAGGCAATAAAAACGCAATGAATGACCATCTGCATGTGGGGAACCACCAGCAGATCCACGTTCAACAGCTGTTTGAGGAAAACAGCAATAAGCGGACAGTGTTAACCACGCAACCCAATGGGTTGACGCCAGTCACGCGAGCAGGTTTGGCCCTGCCAGAGCGGCAACAAGAAACCACCCAGTGTCGCCAGGGCAGTTCCACCTCCATCAAATCGACTGACAGCAAGCCCAAGCCCGCACCTTTGACCCCTGAACAGGCCATGAAACAGTACTTGTCTAAGCTGTCCACGTTTGAGCATCAAGAGATCTTCAACTACCCTGAAATCTTCTTTGTAGGCCCAAACGCCAAGAAACGGCCAGGCGTGGTCGGGGGCTCCAACAACGGAGGTTATGATGACGATCAGGGCTCCTATATCCACGTACCCCATGATCATATAGCATACAGGTATGAGGTACTGAAGGTCATTGGTAAGGGCAGCTTTGGACAGGTTGTAAAGGCCTATGACCACAAGACCCACCAGCATGTGGCCTTAAAAATGGTACGCAACGAAAAGCGGTTTCACCGGCAAGCGGCAGAGGAGATCCGGATCCTGGAGCACTTGCGCAAGCAGGACAAAGACTCTACCATGAATGTCATCCACATGCTGGAGAACTTTACATTCCGCAACCACATCTGCATGACATTTGAGCTTCTCAGCATGAACCTCTATGAGCtcataaagaaaaacaaatttcAGGGCTTCAGCTTGCCGCTGGTGCGCAAGTTTGCGCACTCCATTCTGCAGTGTCTGGACTCTCTTCACAAGAACAGGATCATTCATTGCGACCTCAAACCTGAGAACATCCTCCTGAAGCAGCAGGGACGTAGCGGAATTAAAGTGATTGACTTTGGTTCTAGCTGCTACGAGCACCAACGGGTCTACACTTACATCCAGTCGCGCTTCTATAGAGCCCCAGAGGTTATACTCGGTTCTCGGTACGGGATGCCGATCGATATGTGGAGCCTCGGTTGTATATTAGCGGAATTACTCACGGGGTACCCTCTCTTGCCTGGGGAAGATGAAGGGGACCAGCTAGCATGTGTCATAGAGCTACTGGGCATGCCCTCCCAGAAGCTGTTGGATTCCTCAAAGAGAGCCAAAAATTTCATCAGCTCAAAGGGATATCCTCGTTACTGCACGGTCACGTCTTTGCCCGATGGCACGGTGGCATTAAATGGTGGGCGGTCGCGCAGGGGCAAGCTCCGTGGTCCTCCAGGAAGCAAGGATTGGGTAACAGCGCTCAAGGGCTGCGATGACCCCCTCTTCCTTGACTTCCTCAAGCAGTGTCTGGAGTGGGATCCGACTCTGCGCATGACCCCTAGTCAGGCCCTTCGCCACCCGTGGCTAAGAAGACGCTTGCCAAAACCTCCCACTGGGGAGAAAACGACCGTTAAGCGGATCACTGAGGGCACAGGTGCTATAACGTCTATCTCCAAATTACCTCCCACATCAGGCTCAGCCTCAAAACTAAGGACTAACTTGGCACAAATGACTGATGCCAATGGGAATATACAGCAAAGGACAGTGTTGCCAAAATTAGTCAGCTGA
- the dyrk2 gene encoding dual specificity tyrosine-phosphorylation-regulated kinase 2 isoform X2 translates to MNDHLHVGNHQQIHVQQLFEENSNKRTVLTTQPNGLTPVTRAGLALPERQQETTQCRQGSSTSIKSTDSKPKPAPLTPEQAMKQYLSKLSTFEHQEIFNYPEIFFVGPNAKKRPGVVGGSNNGGYDDDQGSYIHVPHDHIAYRYEVLKVIGKGSFGQVVKAYDHKTHQHVALKMVRNEKRFHRQAAEEIRILEHLRKQDKDSTMNVIHMLENFTFRNHICMTFELLSMNLYELIKKNKFQGFSLPLVRKFAHSILQCLDSLHKNRIIHCDLKPENILLKQQGRSGIKVIDFGSSCYEHQRVYTYIQSRFYRAPEVILGSRYGMPIDMWSLGCILAELLTGYPLLPGEDEGDQLACVIELLGMPSQKLLDSSKRAKNFISSKGYPRYCTVTSLPDGTVALNGGRSRRGKLRGPPGSKDWVTALKGCDDPLFLDFLKQCLEWDPTLRMTPSQALRHPWLRRRLPKPPTGEKTTVKRITEGTGAITSISKLPPTSGSASKLRTNLAQMTDANGNIQQRTVLPKLVS, encoded by the coding sequence ATGAATGACCATCTGCATGTGGGGAACCACCAGCAGATCCACGTTCAACAGCTGTTTGAGGAAAACAGCAATAAGCGGACAGTGTTAACCACGCAACCCAATGGGTTGACGCCAGTCACGCGAGCAGGTTTGGCCCTGCCAGAGCGGCAACAAGAAACCACCCAGTGTCGCCAGGGCAGTTCCACCTCCATCAAATCGACTGACAGCAAGCCCAAGCCCGCACCTTTGACCCCTGAACAGGCCATGAAACAGTACTTGTCTAAGCTGTCCACGTTTGAGCATCAAGAGATCTTCAACTACCCTGAAATCTTCTTTGTAGGCCCAAACGCCAAGAAACGGCCAGGCGTGGTCGGGGGCTCCAACAACGGAGGTTATGATGACGATCAGGGCTCCTATATCCACGTACCCCATGATCATATAGCATACAGGTATGAGGTACTGAAGGTCATTGGTAAGGGCAGCTTTGGACAGGTTGTAAAGGCCTATGACCACAAGACCCACCAGCATGTGGCCTTAAAAATGGTACGCAACGAAAAGCGGTTTCACCGGCAAGCGGCAGAGGAGATCCGGATCCTGGAGCACTTGCGCAAGCAGGACAAAGACTCTACCATGAATGTCATCCACATGCTGGAGAACTTTACATTCCGCAACCACATCTGCATGACATTTGAGCTTCTCAGCATGAACCTCTATGAGCtcataaagaaaaacaaatttcAGGGCTTCAGCTTGCCGCTGGTGCGCAAGTTTGCGCACTCCATTCTGCAGTGTCTGGACTCTCTTCACAAGAACAGGATCATTCATTGCGACCTCAAACCTGAGAACATCCTCCTGAAGCAGCAGGGACGTAGCGGAATTAAAGTGATTGACTTTGGTTCTAGCTGCTACGAGCACCAACGGGTCTACACTTACATCCAGTCGCGCTTCTATAGAGCCCCAGAGGTTATACTCGGTTCTCGGTACGGGATGCCGATCGATATGTGGAGCCTCGGTTGTATATTAGCGGAATTACTCACGGGGTACCCTCTCTTGCCTGGGGAAGATGAAGGGGACCAGCTAGCATGTGTCATAGAGCTACTGGGCATGCCCTCCCAGAAGCTGTTGGATTCCTCAAAGAGAGCCAAAAATTTCATCAGCTCAAAGGGATATCCTCGTTACTGCACGGTCACGTCTTTGCCCGATGGCACGGTGGCATTAAATGGTGGGCGGTCGCGCAGGGGCAAGCTCCGTGGTCCTCCAGGAAGCAAGGATTGGGTAACAGCGCTCAAGGGCTGCGATGACCCCCTCTTCCTTGACTTCCTCAAGCAGTGTCTGGAGTGGGATCCGACTCTGCGCATGACCCCTAGTCAGGCCCTTCGCCACCCGTGGCTAAGAAGACGCTTGCCAAAACCTCCCACTGGGGAGAAAACGACCGTTAAGCGGATCACTGAGGGCACAGGTGCTATAACGTCTATCTCCAAATTACCTCCCACATCAGGCTCAGCCTCAAAACTAAGGACTAACTTGGCACAAATGACTGATGCCAATGGGAATATACAGCAAAGGACAGTGTTGCCAAAATTAGTCAGCTGA